ATTATTTTTCATAGCCCGAACCTTAATCCTTTTTCTCCTGCTCCAAAAAAGCAGGAAATAGAAGTACGTTATATTAAAGAAAAGCTGCAGGTTAAACCGTTGAATAAAGCTTTGTCAAAAACAGCCCTACAAGGGCAGTCTTTTAAGTCGGATCCTTTTCTAAGACTCGATAACCAGATTATTGCTGGAAACAGAGTTCCTCCACCATATATTGAACAGAGTAGTATTTATAAGAGGCAAGAAGCATCTTTGAATAAAACCTTGGTAATTCCTAAGCCAACTTTTGCCAGTCCGGATCTAATAGCGATAAAAAGAAAGATTACCTTGCCGCCAATAGAGATGGCTAAAATTGATAACCCAAGCTATATAACT
The genomic region above belongs to Candidatus Omnitrophota bacterium and contains:
- a CDS encoding energy transducer TonB, producing MPSNQILRFTFAVSMIAHSAIIFHSPNLNPFSPAPKKQEIEVRYIKEKLQVKPLNKALSKTALQGQSFKSDPFLRLDNQIIAGNRVPPPYIEQSSIYKRQEASLNKTLVIPKPTFASPDLIAIKRKITLPPIEMAKIDNPSYITYYQIVREKIRRSAYQNYTHNETGEVYISFIISNDGFIKDIRMIEEKTTVNDYLRSVALRSVRDASPFPNFPKELDYPQLSFNIIISFEME